In Haloarcula sp. H-GB4, a single genomic region encodes these proteins:
- the polX gene encoding DNA polymerase/3'-5' exonuclease PolX: protein MSRNDEIATLLEEFADLLDAKGVEYKPRAYRRAAENIRDFPGAIEGLAAEGEASVGEIDGVGDAISSKVVEYFETGEIEELTELREELPVEMDALTAVEGVGPKSVGSLYEALGITTLDELEAAAEAGEIQAVSGFGAKTEQNILDNIDFAREAHERSLLGEARPYGDRIRSYMASGDAVAECALGGSIRRWRPTIGDVDVLVGSTDPETVVERFADWDGLDRIIESGDTKASAYADDVRVDLRIVDPSEFGAALQYFTGSKDHNVAVRNRAIEQDLKVNEYGVFDVAGVEDDDQRAGELVASETEEAVYDALGMDWVPPELRENRGEVEAAADGALPDLLAEGEVRGDIHTHTNWSDGSNTLAEMVEGAADFGHDYIAVTDHATGPGMVGGVGVPDEKLREQLTEVESVAADADINVFTGVEANIAADGSVSVADDLLAELDVVVASPHAALDGDGTDRLVSAAQHPDVNVIGHPTGRYLNRREGLDVDVERLAEAAADNDTALEINANPARLDLGGGAVKQAIDAGATIAINTDAHSPGNFELLRYGVHTARRGWAETDNVLNTRDAEGLQEFLDA from the coding sequence ATGAGCCGGAACGACGAAATCGCAACACTGCTCGAAGAGTTCGCCGACCTGCTGGACGCGAAAGGCGTCGAGTACAAGCCCCGTGCCTACCGCCGGGCGGCCGAGAACATCAGGGACTTCCCCGGCGCAATCGAGGGGCTGGCCGCCGAGGGCGAAGCCAGCGTCGGTGAGATAGACGGCGTCGGCGATGCCATTTCTTCGAAGGTGGTCGAATACTTCGAGACTGGCGAAATCGAGGAGCTGACAGAACTCCGTGAGGAGCTTCCTGTCGAGATGGACGCCCTCACAGCGGTCGAGGGTGTGGGGCCGAAATCCGTCGGCTCGCTGTACGAGGCGCTGGGTATCACCACCCTTGATGAACTGGAAGCCGCCGCTGAGGCTGGCGAGATACAGGCGGTGTCGGGCTTCGGCGCAAAGACGGAGCAGAACATCCTCGACAACATCGACTTTGCCCGCGAGGCCCACGAGCGGTCGTTGCTCGGCGAGGCCCGGCCATACGGTGACCGGATCCGGAGTTACATGGCTTCCGGTGACGCCGTGGCCGAGTGCGCGCTCGGCGGCTCGATTCGCCGCTGGCGACCGACCATCGGCGACGTTGACGTACTCGTCGGGAGCACCGACCCCGAGACCGTCGTCGAGCGGTTCGCCGATTGGGACGGCCTCGACCGGATTATCGAGTCCGGTGACACAAAAGCCAGCGCCTACGCTGACGACGTTCGGGTCGATCTTCGGATCGTCGACCCATCGGAGTTCGGCGCAGCGCTACAGTATTTCACCGGGAGCAAGGACCACAACGTGGCGGTCCGAAACCGCGCTATCGAGCAGGACCTGAAAGTCAACGAGTACGGTGTCTTCGATGTCGCGGGCGTCGAAGACGACGACCAGCGGGCTGGCGAACTGGTGGCCAGCGAAACCGAGGAAGCGGTGTACGACGCGCTGGGCATGGACTGGGTCCCGCCCGAACTCCGCGAGAACCGCGGCGAAGTCGAAGCCGCCGCGGATGGGGCGCTCCCGGACCTTCTCGCCGAGGGCGAAGTCCGCGGCGACATCCACACCCACACGAACTGGTCGGACGGCAGCAACACTCTCGCGGAGATGGTCGAGGGTGCCGCCGACTTCGGCCACGACTACATCGCTGTCACGGACCACGCCACCGGGCCGGGGATGGTCGGCGGCGTCGGCGTCCCGGACGAGAAGCTCCGCGAGCAGTTAACCGAAGTCGAATCGGTCGCCGCAGACGCCGACATCAACGTATTCACCGGCGTTGAAGCGAACATCGCAGCGGACGGCAGTGTCTCCGTCGCCGACGACCTGCTGGCAGAGTTGGATGTGGTCGTCGCCTCGCCCCACGCCGCGCTCGACGGGGACGGCACGGATCGCCTCGTCTCGGCCGCACAGCACCCCGATGTGAACGTCATCGGCCATCCGACAGGCCGGTATCTGAACCGTCGGGAGGGGCTGGACGTGGATGTGGAGCGGCTCGCCGAAGCCGCCGCTGACAACGACACGGCGCTCGAAATAAACGCCAACCCGGCCCGCCTAGACCTCGGCGGCGGCGCGGTCAAGCAGGCCATCGATGCCGGGGCGACAATCGCCATCAACACGGACGCACATAGCCCGGGTAACTTCGAACTCCTGCGCTACGGCGTCCACACGGCGCGTCGAGGGTGGGCCGAGACGGACAACGTACTGAACACCCGCGACGCCGAGGGCCTCCAAGAGTTCCTCGATGCCTGA
- a CDS encoding outer membrane lipoprotein carrier protein LolA — MTADTGRRLAIVAVFVTIGLLAAGAVAGVSGLEQMGQPSGDDVLDETEQRYDAAETITGTATVTVTNDSASKTATVEYAAAEPNKTWAAVTSENRSYEMGTNGTVVWAVGENQSYGRELPEEAGAMNDTTDPVPEENVTATLRGTAEVNGESTYVLDLEPTNQSIDAPNTTLWVNTEDYRVHKMTTDDGTNRTELIVEETNFNVSIDDSQFAPPADRVAVTTVETYDTYNAAQSATDLDLPAYENGTFEEARYISRPESTAVAQQYDADGENVTVLTATGASSYLDDAENGTAVQVNGQNATAIERDDRAVVYWTEDDVTTGVVIEGTTDEAVAVAEEL, encoded by the coding sequence ATGACAGCCGATACCGGACGGAGACTGGCTATCGTCGCTGTGTTTGTCACCATCGGACTGCTGGCCGCGGGGGCAGTCGCCGGCGTTTCCGGCCTTGAGCAGATGGGGCAGCCATCCGGCGACGACGTGCTCGACGAGACCGAGCAGCGCTACGACGCGGCTGAGACAATTACCGGGACCGCGACAGTGACCGTCACGAACGACTCGGCATCGAAGACTGCGACGGTGGAGTACGCCGCCGCTGAGCCGAACAAGACGTGGGCCGCCGTCACGAGTGAGAACCGGTCCTATGAGATGGGGACGAACGGGACCGTCGTCTGGGCGGTCGGCGAGAATCAGTCGTACGGCCGCGAACTGCCCGAGGAGGCCGGGGCGATGAACGACACCACCGACCCGGTTCCCGAAGAGAACGTCACCGCGACGCTCCGCGGAACCGCTGAGGTCAACGGTGAGTCGACGTATGTTCTCGATCTTGAACCGACCAACCAGAGCATCGACGCGCCGAACACGACGCTGTGGGTCAATACTGAGGACTACCGCGTCCACAAGATGACCACTGACGACGGGACGAACCGAACGGAACTCATCGTCGAGGAGACGAACTTCAACGTCAGCATCGACGACAGCCAGTTCGCCCCGCCGGCTGACCGGGTCGCCGTTACAACTGTCGAAACGTACGACACCTACAACGCGGCCCAGTCCGCGACAGACTTGGACCTGCCGGCGTACGAGAACGGGACTTTCGAGGAAGCCCGGTACATCAGCCGGCCCGAGAGTACGGCCGTCGCTCAGCAGTACGACGCTGATGGCGAGAACGTGACGGTTCTGACCGCGACCGGCGCATCGAGCTATCTGGACGATGCGGAGAACGGAACGGCAGTGCAGGTGAACGGCCAGAACGCGACCGCAATCGAGCGCGACGACAGAGCTGTGGTCTACTGGACCGAAGACGATGTCACGACCGGCGTGGTTATCGAGGGGACGACCGATGAGGCCGTCGCCGTCGCTGAAGAACTGTAG
- a CDS encoding Mut7-C RNAse domain-containing protein — protein sequence MPENTPSDRLALDAMLGKLATYLRMCGYDTAYALDRDAEADDDLLALAEREDRLVITRDSDLAARASESVLLSEREIADQLRELADAGFKLSLSPEPGYCGVCNGPVEEVDPVEPTPEYAPSAGDERVWRCTDCGQHFWKGSHWASVKATLEEV from the coding sequence ATGCCTGAGAACACACCCAGCGACCGACTCGCGCTTGATGCGATGCTCGGTAAACTCGCCACCTATCTGCGGATGTGTGGCTACGACACGGCCTACGCGCTGGACCGGGACGCCGAGGCCGATGACGACCTCCTCGCGCTCGCGGAACGTGAGGACCGGTTGGTGATTACTCGGGACAGCGACCTCGCCGCCCGCGCATCCGAGAGCGTGCTCCTCAGTGAGCGAGAGATTGCGGACCAGTTGCGAGAACTCGCCGACGCCGGCTTCAAGCTCTCACTCTCTCCCGAGCCGGGCTACTGTGGCGTCTGCAACGGGCCGGTCGAGGAGGTCGATCCGGTGGAACCCACGCCGGAGTACGCACCAAGTGCAGGTGATGAGCGGGTCTGGCGCTGTACCGACTGCGGGCAGCACTTCTGGAAAGGGAGCCACTGGGCGTCAGTCAAGGCGACGCTGGAAGAGGTGTAG